From one Catellatospora sp. IY07-71 genomic stretch:
- a CDS encoding glycerophosphodiester phosphodiesterase gives MTRTPDPSPLVFAHRGSSAALPEHTLAAYARALREGADGIECDVRLTRDGHLVCVHDRRVNRVSDARGPVASYTLAQLRGFDFGSWHPGGAPCGVLTLDELIDTARQAGRPVRMLIETKHPNRYGKAVEYRLRALLNRHGLSSASPTAPVRVTVMSFSPLAVRRSRELLPAVPTVQLMDLLPPGLRVRRLPFGTRIAGPGLDLVRRRPELVRRLKAGGQQVYVWTVNSTDDVDLMLKLGIDGIITDRPAEVLAHLGR, from the coding sequence ATGACCCGCACCCCCGACCCGTCGCCGCTGGTGTTCGCCCATCGCGGCTCCTCCGCCGCGCTCCCCGAGCACACGCTGGCGGCGTACGCCCGCGCGCTGCGCGAGGGCGCGGACGGGATCGAGTGCGACGTGCGGCTGACCCGCGACGGCCACCTGGTCTGCGTGCACGATCGGCGGGTGAACCGGGTCAGCGACGCGCGCGGGCCGGTCGCCTCCTACACGCTGGCGCAGCTGCGCGGCTTCGACTTCGGCTCGTGGCACCCCGGCGGTGCGCCGTGCGGCGTGCTGACGCTGGACGAGCTGATCGACACCGCGCGGCAGGCCGGGCGCCCGGTGCGGATGCTGATCGAGACCAAACACCCCAACCGGTACGGCAAGGCGGTGGAGTACCGGCTGCGCGCGCTGCTGAACCGGCACGGCCTCAGCTCGGCGTCGCCCACCGCGCCCGTGCGGGTGACGGTGATGTCGTTCTCGCCGCTGGCCGTGCGCCGCTCGCGTGAGCTGCTGCCCGCAGTGCCCACGGTGCAGCTGATGGACCTGCTGCCGCCGGGCCTGCGGGTGCGCCGGCTGCCGTTCGGCACCCGGATCGCCGGCCCGGGGCTGGACCTGGTGCGCCGCCGGCCCGAGCTGGTGCGCCGGCTCAAGGCGGGGGGCCAGCAGGTCTATGTCTGGACGGTCAACTCCACCGACGACGTCGATCTGATGCTGAAGCTCGGCATCGACGGCATCATCACGGACCGTCCGGCTGAGGTGCTCGCACACCTCGGTCGTTGA
- a CDS encoding LCP family protein encodes MPSQRSRRPAADPYGDEYDAYDEPAPRKAGHSLKKGGGKGKKKSSGRKTSAPLWAKLTVTLGALLMMAAGGAIVGIRSLVGNVEDTVQVVNVLDDGKEGGPQGNNLDGPINMLLLGIDVRATQEKNNARADTVILLHIPATHDQAYLMSIPRDTMVEIPKNTKTRYNGGTDRINAAFYFGAQNGGGWAGGLSLTAKTVSNLTGIEFNGAAVIDFGGFKKVIDALGTVNICVESNTESLHYYHVDGKVKYVNENEAHRRGLKAYMHKKGCREMPGWEALDYSRIRKSLDDGDYGRQRHQQQLIKAMAKKAGSSGVLTDIGKINGVLKAVGESMILDTHGTQLIDFLFTLKDLAGADLVLLKTNAGWFNSTGGGGEQLSEGTMDMFRAAKNDTLGQFTLLNPQFVNREK; translated from the coding sequence GTGCCCAGCCAGCGGAGCCGTCGGCCTGCCGCCGACCCCTACGGCGACGAGTACGACGCCTACGACGAGCCCGCTCCCCGCAAGGCCGGCCACTCCCTGAAGAAGGGCGGCGGCAAGGGCAAGAAGAAGTCGTCGGGCAGGAAGACCTCGGCCCCGCTCTGGGCCAAGCTGACCGTGACTCTCGGCGCGCTGCTGATGATGGCGGCCGGCGGCGCGATCGTCGGCATCCGGTCACTGGTCGGCAACGTCGAGGACACCGTGCAGGTGGTCAACGTGCTGGACGACGGCAAGGAGGGCGGCCCGCAGGGCAACAACCTCGACGGCCCGATCAACATGCTGCTGCTCGGCATCGACGTGCGCGCGACGCAGGAGAAGAACAACGCCCGTGCCGACACGGTGATCCTGCTGCACATCCCGGCCACGCACGACCAGGCGTACCTGATGTCGATCCCGCGCGACACGATGGTCGAGATCCCGAAGAACACCAAGACCCGCTACAACGGCGGGACCGACCGCATCAACGCGGCCTTCTACTTCGGCGCGCAGAACGGCGGCGGCTGGGCCGGCGGCCTGTCCCTCACCGCGAAGACGGTGAGCAACCTGACCGGGATCGAGTTCAACGGCGCCGCGGTGATCGACTTCGGCGGCTTCAAGAAGGTCATCGACGCGCTGGGCACGGTCAACATCTGCGTGGAGAGCAACACCGAGTCGCTGCACTACTACCACGTCGACGGCAAGGTGAAGTACGTCAACGAGAACGAGGCGCACCGCCGCGGGCTCAAGGCGTACATGCACAAGAAGGGCTGCCGCGAGATGCCGGGCTGGGAGGCCCTGGACTACTCGCGCATCCGCAAGTCGCTGGACGACGGCGACTACGGCCGCCAGCGCCACCAGCAGCAGCTGATCAAGGCGATGGCCAAGAAGGCCGGCTCCAGCGGCGTGCTCACCGACATCGGCAAGATCAACGGTGTGCTCAAGGCCGTCGGCGAGTCCATGATCCTGGACACCCACGGCACCCAGCTGATCGACTTCCTGTTCACCCTCAAGGATCTGGCCGGCGCCGACCTGGTCCTGCTCAAGACGAACGCGGGCTGGTTCAACAGCACCGGAGGCGGCGGCGAGCAGCTCAGCGAGGGGACCATGGACATGTTCCGGGCCGCCAAGAACGACACCCTCGGCCAGTTCACGCTGCTCAACCCGCAGTTCGTCAACCGGGAGAAGTAA
- a CDS encoding dihydrolipoamide acetyltransferase family protein gives MAINQFPLPDLGEGLTEGEILKWLVAEGDVIELNQPIVEVETAKAAVEIPAKWAGKVVKIYVSEGTVVEVGSPIISIDTGGDSAPVADDMSQGAAAQAEKVAGEATGGLIGETTASGRTAVLVGYGPRVTAAKRRARKGEAEAPVAAPAPVAAAPAPVAAPAAPAKPAPAPAAPAPAGQNGHAVLAKPPVRMLARNLGVDLSTVAGTGPQGSITRDDVQSAVSAPAAAAPQAVLTPGQRETRIPIKGVRKLTAANMVASAFTAPHVTEFLTVDVTRSMKALDRLKADREWRDVRVSPLLLVAKAVLLAAKRHPMVNSSWDEAAQEIVVKDYVNLGIAAATERGLIVPNIADAGRLSLRELADAMTDLVQTAKSGKTPPSAMSGGTFTITNVGVFGVDTGTPILPPGEAAILAFGAVRETPWAHKGKVKLRQVTTLGLSFDHRIIDGELGSKFLRDIGAFLTDPEATLLAWT, from the coding sequence ATGGCGATCAACCAGTTCCCCCTGCCCGACCTCGGTGAGGGTCTGACCGAGGGCGAGATCCTCAAGTGGCTCGTCGCCGAGGGCGACGTCATCGAGCTCAACCAGCCCATCGTCGAGGTGGAGACCGCCAAGGCCGCGGTCGAGATCCCGGCGAAGTGGGCCGGCAAGGTCGTCAAGATCTACGTGTCCGAGGGCACCGTGGTCGAGGTCGGCTCGCCGATCATCTCGATCGACACCGGCGGCGACAGCGCGCCGGTGGCCGACGACATGTCGCAGGGCGCCGCCGCCCAGGCCGAGAAGGTCGCGGGCGAGGCGACCGGCGGGCTCATCGGCGAGACCACGGCCAGCGGCCGCACCGCGGTGCTGGTCGGCTACGGCCCGCGGGTCACCGCGGCCAAGCGCCGGGCCCGTAAGGGCGAGGCCGAGGCTCCGGTCGCCGCCCCGGCTCCGGTCGCGGCGGCTCCGGCCCCGGTCGCGGCTCCGGCCGCCCCGGCGAAGCCGGCTCCGGCTCCGGCGGCTCCCGCTCCGGCGGGGCAGAACGGCCACGCGGTGCTCGCGAAGCCGCCGGTCCGGATGCTCGCCCGCAACCTGGGCGTGGACCTGTCCACCGTGGCGGGCACCGGGCCGCAGGGCTCGATCACCCGCGACGACGTGCAGTCCGCCGTGTCGGCCCCGGCCGCCGCGGCCCCGCAGGCCGTGCTGACCCCCGGCCAGCGCGAGACCCGCATCCCCATCAAGGGGGTACGCAAGCTGACCGCCGCCAACATGGTGGCCTCGGCCTTCACCGCACCCCACGTCACCGAGTTCCTCACGGTCGACGTGACCCGGTCGATGAAGGCGCTGGACCGGCTGAAGGCCGACCGGGAGTGGCGCGACGTGCGTGTGTCGCCGCTGCTGCTGGTCGCCAAGGCGGTGCTGCTGGCGGCCAAGCGCCACCCGATGGTCAACTCGTCGTGGGACGAGGCGGCGCAGGAGATCGTGGTCAAGGACTACGTGAACCTGGGCATCGCCGCGGCCACCGAGCGCGGCCTCATCGTGCCGAACATCGCCGACGCGGGGCGCCTGTCCCTGCGGGAGCTGGCCGACGCGATGACCGACCTGGTGCAGACGGCGAAGTCGGGCAAGACGCCGCCGTCGGCGATGTCCGGCGGCACGTTCACGATCACCAACGTGGGCGTGTTCGGCGTGGACACCGGCACCCCGATCCTGCCCCCGGGCGAGGCCGCGATCCTGGCCTTCGGCGCGGTGCGGGAGACCCCGTGGGCGCACAAGGGCAAGGTCAAGCTGCGCCAGGTGACCACGCTCGGCCTGTCGTTCGACCACCGGATCATCGACGGTGAGCTGGGCTCGAAGTTCCTCCGGGACATCGGCGCCTTCCTCACCGACCCCGAGGCCACGCTGCTCGCCTGGACCTGA
- a CDS encoding rhodanese-like domain-containing protein, which produces MFAAQIPTATVAEVPADAYLLDVREDDEWTAGHAPQAVHLPMMQIPVRMAEVPQDRDVYVVCRVGGRSGQVVAYLRQQGWDNVTNVDGGMTGWAAAGRPVVADEGRQPQII; this is translated from the coding sequence GTGTTCGCTGCGCAGATCCCCACCGCCACGGTCGCCGAGGTGCCGGCCGACGCCTACCTGCTCGACGTCCGGGAGGACGACGAGTGGACGGCCGGTCACGCCCCGCAGGCCGTGCACCTGCCCATGATGCAGATCCCGGTCCGCATGGCCGAGGTGCCGCAGGACCGCGACGTGTACGTGGTCTGCCGCGTGGGCGGCCGTTCCGGCCAGGTCGTGGCCTACCTGCGCCAGCAGGGCTGGGACAACGTCACCAACGTCGACGGCGGCATGACCGGGTGGGCCGCGGCCGGCCGGCCCGTGGTCGCCGACGAGGGCCGCCAGCCCCAGATCATCTAG
- a CDS encoding LCP family protein, with the protein MAQSSTLDRDEQHGAVPRQRGAGGPGARKKKRKRGAPLWAKLTVTFGAVLMMVAGGALIGLRTVIGDLEGSIQVAEPGILEAEPGAPAEPAGKALDGAFNVLLLGIDTRKGQDLNDARSDTIMVLHVNAAHDQAYLMSLPRDLLVEIPEFKKAKYPGDNEDLVNAAFFHGAQHGGGWSGGLELAAKTVGKLTGLKFKSAAVIDFGGFRTVIDALGSVYMCVEADTKSIHTFVIDGKPTYVPKMSDGAEAANYASRTGNKQYVHKKGCREMEGWEALDFARQRYTVADNAGDYGRQRHQQQLIKAMAKKAGSAGVLTDFGKVRELIQAVGKSMLLSLPAGMDVTDFLFTMKDLASADLVLLKTNAGYYQSIIVNGDYKGEKLDKTTEEMFRAASSDKLGNFVLLNPQVVNNEK; encoded by the coding sequence GTGGCGCAGTCATCGACGCTGGACAGAGACGAGCAGCACGGCGCAGTGCCGCGCCAGCGGGGCGCCGGTGGTCCCGGCGCGCGCAAGAAGAAGCGCAAACGCGGGGCGCCGCTGTGGGCGAAGCTCACCGTGACGTTCGGCGCGGTGCTGATGATGGTCGCGGGCGGCGCGCTGATCGGGCTGCGCACCGTGATCGGCGACCTGGAGGGCAGCATCCAGGTCGCGGAGCCCGGCATCCTGGAGGCCGAGCCCGGCGCCCCGGCCGAACCGGCGGGCAAGGCCCTCGACGGCGCGTTCAACGTGCTGCTGCTCGGCATCGACACGCGCAAGGGCCAGGACCTCAACGACGCCCGGTCGGACACCATCATGGTGCTGCACGTGAACGCGGCGCACGACCAGGCGTACCTGATGTCGCTGCCGCGGGACCTGCTGGTGGAGATCCCCGAGTTCAAGAAGGCGAAGTACCCGGGCGACAACGAGGACCTGGTCAACGCGGCCTTCTTCCACGGCGCGCAGCACGGCGGCGGCTGGTCGGGCGGGCTGGAGCTGGCCGCGAAGACCGTCGGCAAGCTGACCGGCCTGAAGTTCAAGTCCGCCGCGGTGATCGACTTCGGCGGCTTCCGGACCGTGATCGACGCGCTCGGCTCGGTGTACATGTGCGTGGAGGCGGACACCAAGTCGATCCACACCTTCGTCATCGACGGCAAGCCGACGTACGTGCCCAAGATGAGCGACGGCGCCGAGGCGGCCAACTACGCCTCCCGCACCGGCAACAAGCAGTACGTGCACAAGAAGGGCTGCCGGGAGATGGAGGGCTGGGAGGCCCTGGACTTCGCCCGGCAGCGTTACACCGTCGCGGACAACGCGGGTGACTACGGCCGCCAGCGCCACCAGCAGCAGCTGATCAAGGCGATGGCCAAGAAGGCCGGGTCGGCGGGCGTGCTGACCGACTTCGGCAAGGTGCGCGAGCTGATCCAGGCCGTCGGCAAGTCGATGCTGCTCAGCCTCCCGGCCGGGATGGACGTGACCGACTTCCTGTTCACCATGAAGGATCTGGCCTCGGCCGACCTCGTGCTGCTGAAGACGAACGCGGGCTACTACCAGAGCATCATCGTCAACGGGGACTACAAGGGCGAGAAGCTCGACAAGACGACCGAGGAGATGTTCCGCGCCGCCTCGAGTGACAAACTGGGCAACTTCGTGCTTCTCAACCCACAGGTCGTCAACAACGAGAAGTAG
- a CDS encoding flavin reductase family protein produces the protein MIHDTDPFATPESARSSVRRLRGRFGMTVCLWTAPGPAGLTVSSTLVGDGDPGRVLGLIDEESELWPAVEAAGVFTVVPLGEPHRQLADRFAGLMPAPGGLFRQEAWEQTPYGPVPAGAGTWAGCRLDAARPFGWGLLVEGTLAQITLGDAAAPLIHHRGRYTTLS, from the coding sequence ATGATCCACGACACCGATCCGTTCGCGACCCCGGAGTCGGCGCGCAGTTCCGTGCGCCGGCTCCGGGGTCGCTTCGGCATGACCGTCTGCCTGTGGACCGCGCCGGGCCCGGCCGGGCTGACCGTGTCGTCGACGCTGGTCGGCGACGGCGACCCGGGCCGGGTGCTGGGGCTGATCGACGAGGAGTCGGAGCTGTGGCCCGCCGTCGAGGCGGCCGGGGTGTTCACCGTGGTGCCGCTCGGCGAGCCGCACCGGCAGCTCGCGGACCGGTTCGCCGGGCTGATGCCCGCACCCGGCGGGCTGTTCCGGCAGGAGGCGTGGGAGCAGACGCCGTACGGGCCGGTCCCGGCGGGCGCGGGCACGTGGGCGGGCTGCCGGCTGGACGCGGCACGCCCGTTCGGCTGGGGGCTGCTCGTCGAGGGCACCCTGGCGCAGATCACTCTGGGTGACGCCGCCGCTCCGCTGATTCACCATCGTGGCAGGTACACGACACTGTCGTGA
- a CDS encoding LCP family protein has product MPRSGLGWPEAQRLIRVVRAPAGAPAARRARRWPQVVAALAVCLALLVGGGLVAGRALVDRYESSVGREVLLDPSARDLTDSYVGWRRLTGPLNYLLIGSDLRAANPGAGQRSDSILVVQVDRDLNHAYVISIPRDLRVDIPEFGGTSFGGARQRINAAFEFGGGGSGGVQLLSATLSALTGMRFDGAAVIDFGGFKQVIDSLGGVTMCVDTEVRSIHTKRLFPVGCRQMNGAEALDYSRQRYGLPGGDYDRQRHQQQLLKAILTKAMESGVTRNPLRLDQFIRGIGQSLTVDTGEATLTDLVVALRNIRPDSLTGIRVPSHPQSIGGVSYVLLDPEADSLFQAMRDADLAAWVRAHPEWVNSI; this is encoded by the coding sequence ATGCCCCGCTCCGGTCTCGGCTGGCCGGAGGCGCAGCGGCTGATCCGGGTGGTCCGGGCGCCGGCCGGCGCCCCGGCGGCTCGGCGCGCGCGGCGCTGGCCCCAGGTCGTCGCCGCGCTCGCGGTCTGCCTGGCCCTGCTCGTCGGGGGCGGCCTGGTGGCCGGGCGCGCGCTGGTCGACCGGTACGAGTCCAGCGTCGGGCGGGAGGTGCTGCTCGACCCGAGCGCCCGGGACCTGACCGACTCCTACGTGGGCTGGCGCCGCCTCACCGGCCCGCTCAACTACCTGCTCATCGGCTCGGACCTGCGCGCCGCGAACCCGGGCGCGGGACAGCGCTCGGACAGCATCCTGGTGGTACAGGTGGACCGCGACCTCAACCACGCGTATGTCATCTCCATCCCGCGCGACCTGCGGGTGGACATCCCCGAGTTCGGCGGCACGTCGTTCGGCGGGGCGCGGCAGCGCATCAACGCGGCGTTCGAGTTCGGCGGGGGCGGCAGCGGGGGCGTGCAACTGCTCTCGGCGACGCTGAGCGCGCTCACCGGGATGCGCTTCGACGGCGCGGCGGTGATCGACTTCGGCGGGTTCAAGCAGGTCATCGACTCGCTCGGCGGGGTCACCATGTGCGTGGACACCGAGGTGCGGTCCATCCACACCAAGCGGCTGTTCCCCGTCGGCTGCCGGCAGATGAACGGGGCCGAGGCGCTGGACTACTCGCGGCAGCGCTACGGCCTGCCCGGCGGCGACTACGACCGGCAGCGCCATCAGCAGCAGCTGCTCAAGGCGATCCTGACCAAGGCGATGGAGAGCGGGGTCACCCGCAACCCGCTCCGGCTGGATCAGTTCATCCGCGGCATCGGGCAGTCGCTGACCGTGGACACCGGCGAGGCGACGCTCACCGACCTGGTCGTGGCGCTGCGCAACATCAGGCCGGACTCGCTCACCGGCATCCGGGTGCCGTCCCACCCGCAGAGCATCGGCGGCGTGTCGTACGTGCTGCTGGATCCCGAGGCCGACAGCCTGTTCCAGGCCATGCGCGACGCGGATCTGGCCGCCTGGGTGCGGGCGCATCCGGAGTGGGTCAACTCGATCTGA
- a CDS encoding alpha-ketoacid dehydrogenase subunit beta yields MIMETLTLGKAINLGLRRAMEDDPKVLIMGEDVGKLGGVFRITDGLQKDFGDERVIDTPLAEAGIVGTAIGLALRGYRPVVEIQFDGFVYPAYDQIVCQVAKFHYRSKGKVKLPMVIRIPFGGGIGAVEHHSESPEAYFSHTAGLKVVACSNPSDAYWMIQQAIASDDPIIFFEPKRRYWEKGEVDTAATLSSAYPLHSSRVARPGTDATLLAYGPMVRTCLDAATAAAEDGRNLEVIDLRSLSPLDMAPVFDSVRKTGRAVVVHEAPGNVGLGAEVAARITEECFYSLEAPVLRVTGYDIPYPASRMEEEFLPDLDRVLDAVDRSFGF; encoded by the coding sequence CTGATCATGGAGACGCTTACCCTCGGCAAGGCCATCAACCTCGGCCTGCGCCGCGCCATGGAGGACGACCCCAAGGTCCTGATCATGGGTGAGGACGTCGGCAAGCTCGGCGGCGTCTTCCGCATCACCGACGGCCTGCAGAAGGACTTCGGCGACGAGCGCGTCATCGACACCCCGCTGGCCGAGGCCGGCATCGTCGGCACCGCGATCGGCCTGGCCCTGCGCGGCTACCGCCCGGTCGTCGAGATCCAGTTCGACGGCTTCGTCTACCCGGCGTACGACCAGATCGTCTGCCAGGTGGCGAAGTTCCACTACCGGTCCAAGGGCAAGGTCAAGCTGCCCATGGTCATCCGGATCCCGTTCGGCGGCGGCATCGGCGCGGTGGAGCACCACTCCGAGTCGCCCGAGGCGTACTTCTCGCACACCGCCGGCCTGAAGGTCGTGGCGTGCAGCAACCCGTCGGACGCGTACTGGATGATCCAGCAGGCCATCGCCAGCGACGACCCGATCATCTTCTTCGAGCCCAAGCGGCGCTACTGGGAGAAGGGCGAGGTCGACACGGCCGCGACCCTGTCCTCGGCGTACCCGCTGCACAGCTCGCGGGTGGCCCGCCCCGGCACCGACGCGACCCTGCTGGCATACGGCCCGATGGTCCGCACCTGCCTGGACGCCGCGACCGCGGCGGCCGAGGACGGGCGCAATCTGGAGGTCATCGACCTGCGCTCGCTGTCCCCGCTGGACATGGCCCCGGTGTTCGACTCGGTCCGCAAGACCGGCCGGGCCGTGGTCGTGCACGAGGCGCCGGGCAACGTGGGCCTGGGCGCCGAGGTCGCGGCCCGGATCACCGAGGAGTGCTTCTACTCCCTGGAGGCTCCGGTGCTGCGGGTGACCGGGTACGACATCCCCTACCCGGCCTCCCGCATGGAGGAGGAGTTCCTGCCGGACCTGGATCGGGTGCTCGACGCCGTCGACCGCTCCTTCGGGTTCTGA
- a CDS encoding sensor histidine kinase KdpD produces MEVAYRELTLGIAALFSDPETAHGGLPALDRLLHLGQYALGAPGMAIAELNEAGSGRVIAASGTAAWALGRPVQPYVVAAACRPGPPTYRIELGAIDDESSEQMTSLGSRWIMLHRVDVDGAPVALLGAFVAEDRAADPDELAVMALLGATVGRLYAEQAGLPVQSHGNLGELADRELFIAVTSHELRTPVTVIKGYADTLRDHWSQLDEKARRDAARVIGQRSDELARLVDRLLAASTDSAAGTLSLGPFDLVEALRQAAANLPADLRRRIRLELPERMPLAYGDRTTIPNVLTELATNADKYSGRDEPVVLSAAHDRRTVLFQVLDRGIGIAPEQVHRVFERFWQADSGDGRRYGGAGLGLYLVRKTIERQNGWVSLRPRDGGGTVAEVRLPRGDVKRDAPASGEA; encoded by the coding sequence GTGGAGGTGGCCTACCGGGAGCTGACGCTGGGGATCGCGGCACTGTTCAGCGACCCCGAGACGGCTCACGGCGGCCTGCCCGCGCTGGACCGGCTGCTGCACCTGGGGCAGTACGCGCTGGGCGCGCCCGGCATGGCGATCGCCGAGCTGAACGAGGCCGGCTCCGGCCGGGTCATCGCGGCCTCGGGCACCGCCGCCTGGGCGCTCGGCCGCCCGGTGCAGCCCTACGTGGTGGCCGCCGCCTGCCGTCCCGGCCCGCCCACCTACCGCATCGAGCTGGGCGCCATCGACGACGAGTCCTCCGAGCAGATGACCTCCCTGGGCAGCCGCTGGATCATGCTGCACCGGGTCGACGTCGACGGCGCCCCGGTGGCGCTGCTCGGCGCGTTCGTCGCCGAGGACCGCGCCGCCGACCCCGACGAGCTGGCCGTCATGGCGCTGCTGGGGGCGACCGTCGGGCGGCTCTACGCGGAGCAGGCCGGCCTGCCCGTGCAGAGCCACGGCAACCTGGGCGAGCTGGCCGACCGCGAGCTGTTCATCGCGGTGACCAGCCATGAGCTGCGCACGCCGGTGACGGTCATCAAGGGGTACGCCGACACGCTGCGCGACCACTGGAGCCAGCTCGACGAGAAGGCCCGCCGCGACGCGGCCCGGGTGATCGGCCAGCGCAGCGACGAGCTGGCGCGCCTGGTCGACCGGCTGCTCGCGGCGAGCACCGACAGCGCCGCCGGCACCCTCTCGCTCGGCCCGTTCGACCTGGTGGAGGCGCTGCGGCAGGCGGCCGCGAACCTGCCCGCCGACCTGCGCCGCCGGATCCGGCTGGAGCTGCCGGAGCGGATGCCGCTGGCGTACGGCGACCGGACCACCATCCCGAACGTGCTGACCGAGCTGGCCACCAACGCGGACAAGTACTCGGGCCGCGACGAGCCGGTGGTGCTCAGCGCGGCGCACGATCGCCGCACCGTGCTGTTCCAGGTACTCGATCGGGGGATCGGCATCGCCCCTGAGCAGGTGCATCGCGTGTTCGAGCGGTTCTGGCAGGCGGACAGCGGCGACGGACGGCGGTACGGTGGTGCCGGTCTGGGTCTTTATCTCGTCCGAAAGACTATTGAGCGACAAAACGGTTGGGTGTCCTTACGTCCCCGGGATGGGGGAGGTACGGTCGCAGAGGTACGCCTGCCGCGAGGTGACGTGAAAAGGGATGCGCCCGCATCCGGGGAGGCATGA
- a CDS encoding LCP family protein, whose protein sequence is MSNQSPDQPEAGNPQAGDADEAPAKPAQRPTGRASVGRASVTPPPDGSSGRSSSTGRSSSSDGDKGSSDQAGKVSDAAAAALRTPTSGRASVPDRSAGKVSDAAAAALRTPTSGRASVPGRTSTPGRASVPSRPSGSASSRPSGAGPAGSSGRGGRGGSARVPVGAAGNTYGTPKRKIQPKWGRIGLVAVIALALCAGLGLGGTWIYAKIVEGNLNRNDPFSALTGGRPPKTESGALNILLVGSDSRDPDAPTDQGGEWRTDTMIIMHIPSSQDRAYLISMPRDLHVYIPKEASAADCGTRKAKLNAAYAFGGLPLLVKTIECYSSVRMDHVMLIDFGGFKEVVDALGGVDMKIERTITSIHKPKRTFTKGTMHLSGEEALDYARQRKQFPDGDFARMRHQQQLLKAMLDKAASGGTLTNPSKLHGFLEAITGAVTVDQDFSLVDMAIQFKGIRSEDLTFMTNPHLGSQMVNGESVVVSDREKAVALYDAVNKDTVKQWYEINVSPPPSPKANN, encoded by the coding sequence ATGTCCAACCAGTCGCCTGACCAACCCGAGGCCGGCAACCCCCAGGCTGGAGACGCCGATGAGGCCCCCGCCAAGCCCGCGCAGCGGCCCACCGGCCGCGCGTCGGTCGGCCGTGCCTCGGTGACCCCGCCTCCGGACGGCTCCTCCGGCCGGTCGTCGTCGACCGGCCGCTCCTCGTCCTCGGACGGGGACAAGGGTTCGTCGGACCAGGCGGGCAAGGTGTCCGACGCGGCCGCCGCGGCGCTGCGCACTCCGACCTCGGGCCGGGCCTCGGTGCCCGACAGGTCGGCGGGCAAGGTGTCCGACGCCGCGGCCGCGGCGCTGCGCACGCCCACCTCGGGCCGGGCCTCGGTGCCCGGCCGGACGTCCACCCCCGGCCGCGCCTCGGTGCCGTCGCGCCCCTCGGGATCGGCCTCGTCGCGCCCCTCGGGTGCGGGTCCGGCCGGGTCCTCCGGCCGTGGCGGGCGGGGCGGCTCGGCGCGGGTGCCGGTCGGCGCCGCGGGTAACACGTACGGCACGCCCAAGCGCAAGATCCAGCCCAAGTGGGGCCGAATCGGGCTGGTCGCGGTCATCGCGCTGGCGCTGTGCGCGGGCCTCGGCCTGGGCGGCACCTGGATCTACGCCAAGATCGTCGAGGGCAACCTCAACCGCAACGACCCGTTCTCCGCGCTGACGGGCGGGCGCCCGCCCAAGACGGAGTCCGGCGCCCTGAACATCCTGCTGGTCGGCAGCGACTCACGGGACCCGGACGCGCCCACCGACCAGGGCGGCGAGTGGCGCACCGACACGATGATCATCATGCACATCCCGTCCTCGCAGGACCGGGCGTACCTGATCTCGATGCCGCGCGACCTGCACGTGTACATCCCGAAGGAGGCCTCGGCGGCCGACTGCGGCACCCGCAAGGCGAAGCTGAACGCGGCGTACGCGTTCGGCGGCCTGCCGCTGCTGGTGAAGACGATCGAGTGCTACTCGTCGGTGCGCATGGACCACGTGATGCTGATCGACTTCGGCGGCTTCAAGGAGGTGGTCGACGCCCTCGGCGGCGTCGACATGAAGATCGAGAGGACCATCACCTCGATCCACAAGCCGAAGCGCACCTTCACCAAGGGCACCATGCACCTCAGCGGGGAGGAGGCGCTGGACTACGCGCGCCAGCGCAAGCAGTTCCCGGACGGCGACTTCGCCCGCATGCGCCACCAGCAGCAGCTGCTCAAGGCGATGCTGGACAAGGCCGCCAGCGGCGGCACGCTGACCAACCCGAGCAAGCTGCACGGCTTCCTGGAGGCGATCACCGGCGCGGTCACCGTCGACCAGGACTTCAGCCTGGTGGACATGGCGATCCAGTTCAAGGGCATCCGCAGCGAGGACCTGACGTTTATGACCAACCCCCACCTGGGCAGTCAGATGGTGAACGGGGAGAGCGTCGTGGTGTCGGACCGGGAGAAGGCGGTCGCGCTGTACGACGCGGTCAACAAGGACACCGTGAAGCAGTGGTACGAGATCAACGTCAGCCCGCCGCCATCACCCAAGGCGAATAATTAA